CATCTACACTTACCATCGCAACCCGGACGATCAGATCATCGAGATGTTCACCGAGCTCGACAAGATGCTCGACGAGTCGCTCGGCTATTTCGATCCGCGGCCGTGGCACCGAGACCATCCGCAGCGTCCGAAGGTGTGGGAAGGCGTGCGCGACATCTGGGGCCTGCCGCCGTCGCCGGATTACATGCGGCAGCGGCAATAACTGCCGAGGCACTGTCATTCCGGGGCGGCCCGCAGGGCCGAACCCGGAATCCAGCCGAGCAGGTGCTTTCTCCGGAACTGGATTCCGGGTTGGCGGGCTGTTGCCCGTGCCCCGGAATGACCGCGGTGAGAGAAACTACGCCGTCCGCCGCAGCTCCGACTTCAGCACGTCCGCGTTCACGACGTTGATCGGATCGCCGGCTGTATAGGCGGTGATCTGATCGAAGATGTCACTGAACTGCAGCTCGTATTCGTCGCGCGTGACGTAGCCGAGATGCGGCGTGCAGATCACATTGTCCATGTTGAGCAGCGGGTTCGCGGTGTCGCGCATCGGCTCCTCCTCATAGACGTCGACCGCAGCCATCCCGGGCCGGCCTGCGCGCAGCGCCTCGACGAGCGCGCCGCGTTCGATCAGCGGCGCCCGGCTGGTGTTGACCATCAGCGCGGTGGGCTTCATGCGGCGGAGATCGTCGTAGGTCACGATGCCGCGCGTCGCGTCGACCAGCCGCATGTGCAGCGTGATGACGTCGCAGCGTTCGAAGAAGGCGAGCTTGCTGGGCGCAACCAGGTGGCCCTCGGCCTTGGCGCGCACCATCGACTGCGGCCGTGCCCAGACCACCACGTTCATGCCGAAGGCCTTGCCATAAGCGGCGACGGCCGCGCCGATCCGGCCATAGCCGAAGATGCCGAGCGTCTTGTTGCGCAGTGTCGATCCCACGCCGAGCTGCCAGGTGCCGGCCTTGAGCGAGGCCATCTGCTGCGGGATCTGGCGAAACGCCGCGATGATCAAGCCCCAGGTCAGCTCGGCGGTGGCGTAGGATGGCGTGCCGAGATGCATGTTCGACGACACCACGATGCCGAGCTTGGTGCAGGCGTCGATGTCGATATGCGGATAGACGCTGCGCTGGCTGATCAGCTTGAGCTTGGGCAGCCGCTCAAGAAGCGGCTCCTGGATCTTGGTGCGCTCGCGGATCAGCACCAGCGCCTCGGTGTCCTTCAGCCGCTCGGCAAGCGCGTCGACGTCCTGGACGTGGTCGTTCCAAACCGTGACGTCATGGCCGTCGAGCTTCTTGAAGCAAGCGAGAGTCCGGACCGTATCGTGATAGTCGTCGAGAATTGAAATCTTCATGGCACGCTGTTCCCCGCAGGCACCATAGCAGGTTGTCAGGCGTGCAGAAGTGCGGTGTGAGAGCGCGAATGGGTTTAATAAAGCCGATCAGGCCGTGGTCCCATCGCCAGGGAGGCAGAACTAACACGCAGGAATGACGAGTAATTTGCGAGCAATTAACGGGCCGGCTGCGGTTTAGGAGACTGTTTAGTCTGAAATGGCGACGGCGTTGCCGATGCGAACGAATTATGTAAATTCGCCGTGATGGCCGGGTGGCGGAGAGGATACGCGAGAGGCCCGCAAACCTCATTAGCCTTGGTTCAATTCCAAGGCCCGGCCTCCATCGTTTCCCTGATGTCGACGGACTCTCGGTGCAGCGTTCGCGCTTGCAGGGCGCGTGACCACGCGCTGATCGCCAAAGGCTTCACATTAATGAAGCGTCGCATACCGCGCCTGTAGGGCAGCGATCTGCGCGACATGACAGTCATTCGCCACACTAAATAGGCTTTTGAGGCTGCTGCTGTTGCAAGACCTGGACACGTTTCCAGGTGTGATGCCCACATGGCTCACAGAAAAACACCCTGTGGCCAGGTTCTCGGCCCAGGGGCTGGATTTCGGTGGAAAAGGTCGTTGGGCCTGCGCAGTGTTCGCAGGGAACTTGGTCCGGCATAGAGCGCCCCTTCGGGGGTGAAAGACCTCCCGGCGGCCGTTCGTTCCTGCATCGGGAAAATAAAAAACCCGCCGGTTGTTGGGGCAGGGTCTCGTTTCCAGGTAAGCGAGGGCGGAGGCTTGCTCTTACACCCGGGTCATTCGGGGATTACTTGGCGTATCCCTGAGAACGAAGCCAATCGATCTTCCGGTCGCCATTGATCCAGTCGTAGCAGTCATCACGGCTTTTCAGGCCCGTGATGTGCCGGTCTTCGTGGCCGGGGTAGGCGGCGAGAATTTGCCAGTCGTCTTCGCTGATGCGGACAGGTCTGAAGTCAACTTTTGCTTTTGCCATCATGTCTTATGCAGATGTTCGCGGGAAATAACAAATGCCCGATGCCGCATCGTCGTTGGGGGCATCGTCGAAGCCAGCGCAACGCAATCTCCACCGCATGAGGCTTACGAGAAGAGCTGCGCGACCTTCAGCATCGAGCCGTCGCAT
The Rhodoplanes sp. Z2-YC6860 genome window above contains:
- a CDS encoding D-2-hydroxyacid dehydrogenase family protein, with translation MKISILDDYHDTVRTLACFKKLDGHDVTVWNDHVQDVDALAERLKDTEALVLIRERTKIQEPLLERLPKLKLISQRSVYPHIDIDACTKLGIVVSSNMHLGTPSYATAELTWGLIIAAFRQIPQQMASLKAGTWQLGVGSTLRNKTLGIFGYGRIGAAVAAYGKAFGMNVVVWARPQSMVRAKAEGHLVAPSKLAFFERCDVITLHMRLVDATRGIVTYDDLRRMKPTALMVNTSRAPLIERGALVEALRAGRPGMAAVDVYEEEPMRDTANPLLNMDNVICTPHLGYVTRDEYELQFSDIFDQITAYTAGDPINVVNADVLKSELRRTA